In Terriglobales bacterium, a genomic segment contains:
- a CDS encoding alanine--tRNA ligase-related protein → MTERLYYRDSFLYDFEAKVIRLREQSGRVAIVLDRTAFYPTSGGQTFDTGALRAASGAEVQVEEVAETEDGIILHYVSVALVAGVSVHGSIDAARRRDHMQQHSGQHVLSAAFVRLFDMPTVSFHMGDESCTIDLGTKSLSRRQVEQAELLANEVVTEDRPVEVRFVAPEEARALGVRKIPETERDKLRLIDIRDFDLTACGGTHVRSTGQIGAILLRKTENVKQGVRVEFVCGGRAVTTARQDYSALTEAAGALSTHIWELPQQVRKSLDDAKAGARAQQKLLEEVAELAAARLLADAPVENGRKKIVRVIADRELAFVRLLAQKIAGAGEPAVALLASTLGQPALVFAQSPGLPSDMGAEMRKAMAALGGRGGGSRDFAQGGAPDGSRIAAVLHEIAQALR, encoded by the coding sequence ATGACGGAACGGCTTTATTACCGGGATTCTTTCCTCTACGACTTCGAAGCCAAGGTCATCAGACTGCGTGAGCAGAGCGGGCGGGTGGCCATCGTGCTGGACCGCACTGCGTTCTATCCCACCAGTGGCGGGCAGACCTTCGATACCGGCGCCCTGAGAGCCGCCAGCGGAGCGGAGGTGCAGGTCGAGGAAGTCGCCGAGACCGAGGACGGGATCATCCTGCACTACGTTTCGGTCGCCCTTGTAGCCGGGGTGAGTGTGCACGGCAGCATCGACGCTGCCCGCCGACGCGACCACATGCAGCAGCACTCCGGGCAGCACGTGCTCTCGGCGGCATTCGTCCGGCTGTTCGATATGCCCACGGTCTCATTCCACATGGGTGACGAGAGCTGCACCATCGACCTGGGAACCAAGTCCTTATCGCGCCGGCAAGTGGAGCAGGCCGAGCTGTTGGCGAACGAGGTGGTGACCGAGGACCGGCCGGTGGAGGTCCGCTTTGTCGCCCCGGAAGAAGCGAGGGCGCTGGGCGTCCGCAAGATTCCCGAAACCGAGCGGGACAAGTTGCGGCTGATCGACATCCGTGATTTCGACTTGACTGCGTGCGGCGGGACCCACGTGCGCAGCACCGGGCAGATCGGGGCCATCCTGCTGCGCAAGACGGAGAACGTGAAGCAGGGAGTGAGGGTGGAATTCGTATGTGGCGGACGCGCCGTCACCACCGCGCGACAGGATTATTCCGCGCTCACCGAAGCCGCCGGCGCGCTTTCCACCCACATCTGGGAACTGCCGCAGCAGGTTCGCAAATCTCTGGACGACGCCAAAGCGGGCGCCCGGGCGCAGCAGAAGCTGCTCGAAGAAGTGGCGGAGCTGGCCGCGGCCAGGTTGCTTGCGGACGCACCCGTCGAGAACGGGCGCAAGAAGATCGTGCGCGTGATCGCCGATAGGGAACTCGCTTTCGTGCGCCTGCTGGCGCAGAAGATCGCGGGTGCGGGAGAGCCGGCGGTCGCGCTGCTGGCTTCGACCTTGGGCCAGCCGGCCCTGGTATTCGCGCAGTCTCCCGGCCTGCCTTCCGACATGGGCGCGGAGATGAGGAAGGCCATGGCGGCGCTCGGCGGGCGGGGCGGAGGCAGCCGCGACTTCGCCCAAGGCGGCGCACCCGATGGCAGCAGGATCGCGGCCGTCCTGCACGAGATTGCGCAAGCGCTGCGATAA
- a CDS encoding bifunctional homocysteine S-methyltransferase/methylenetetrahydrofolate reductase: MGADFLSRLREGPVLCDGAMGTLLYSKGIFINRCYDELNLSQPDLIRSIHAEYLQAGAEVVETNTFGANSFRLARHGLLEHLRDINIAGASLARAAVDHDAAKRGMQALVAGSVGPLGVRIEPLGKVAREEARRAFVDQISALVEGGVDMLILETMGYLEELHQAILAAREVDAKVPVVAQVTIDEEGNCLDGSSPETFATKLTDWGADVVGCNCSVGPVAMLEALERVRRVTSLPTSAQPNAGMPRSVDGRNIYLCSPEYMASYARKFVRAGVLFVGGCCGTTPDHIRAMRSALRSSEAKTSFQVATAPRAEAPTEVPPLETRSRLGAKLAHSEFATMVEIVPPKGTNIVKELDGARFLKSMGVDAINIPDSPRASARMSNQALSLLVQQQIGIEAVLHYTCRDRNVLSIQSDLLGASALGIHNLICITGDPPKLGNYPDATAVFDVDAIGLVNIVGNLNKGLDIGGNPIGTATSFVIGVGANPGAPDLDEEVRRFEYKVEAGAEYAVTQPVFDVRLLEQFLKRIEHCRVPVLAGIWPLVSVRNAEFMKNELRVSVPDAVIDRMARAASADTARAEGVAIAREMLLAVRGLVQGAQISAPLGRYPAAMDVLEALGSRPAGASV; encoded by the coding sequence ATGGGGGCCGACTTCCTTTCGCGCTTACGAGAGGGCCCGGTGCTGTGTGACGGCGCCATGGGCACCTTGCTCTATTCCAAGGGCATTTTCATCAATCGTTGCTACGACGAGCTCAATCTCTCGCAGCCGGACCTGATCCGCTCCATCCACGCCGAGTATCTCCAGGCCGGCGCCGAGGTGGTGGAGACCAATACCTTTGGCGCGAACTCCTTCCGCCTGGCAAGGCACGGGTTGCTCGAACATCTGCGCGACATCAACATCGCCGGCGCCAGCCTGGCTCGCGCCGCCGTCGACCACGACGCCGCCAAGCGCGGCATGCAGGCCTTGGTGGCAGGCTCGGTCGGCCCGCTCGGCGTCCGTATCGAACCCCTGGGCAAGGTCGCGCGCGAAGAAGCCCGCCGCGCCTTTGTCGACCAGATCAGCGCCCTGGTCGAAGGCGGCGTGGACATGCTGATCCTTGAGACCATGGGATATCTGGAGGAACTCCACCAGGCCATCCTCGCCGCCCGCGAAGTGGACGCGAAGGTCCCGGTCGTGGCCCAGGTCACCATCGACGAGGAAGGTAACTGCCTCGACGGTTCCAGCCCGGAGACCTTCGCCACCAAGCTCACCGATTGGGGCGCCGACGTCGTCGGCTGCAACTGTAGCGTCGGGCCGGTGGCCATGCTGGAGGCCCTGGAGCGGGTGCGCCGGGTCACTTCCCTGCCCACCTCCGCCCAGCCCAACGCCGGCATGCCCCGTTCCGTGGACGGCCGCAACATCTATCTCTGCTCCCCCGAATACATGGCCAGCTACGCGCGCAAGTTCGTGCGCGCCGGCGTCCTGTTCGTGGGCGGCTGCTGCGGCACCACCCCCGACCACATCCGCGCCATGCGCTCCGCCTTGCGTTCCAGCGAGGCCAAGACATCGTTCCAGGTAGCGACCGCGCCCCGCGCCGAAGCGCCGACCGAGGTGCCTCCGCTCGAAACTCGGTCCCGTCTGGGAGCCAAGCTCGCCCACAGCGAATTCGCCACCATGGTCGAGATCGTTCCTCCCAAGGGGACCAACATCGTCAAGGAACTCGACGGCGCCAGGTTCCTCAAGTCCATGGGGGTGGACGCGATCAACATCCCCGACAGCCCGCGGGCCTCGGCCCGCATGAGCAACCAGGCCTTGTCGCTGCTGGTGCAGCAGCAGATCGGCATCGAGGCCGTCCTGCACTACACCTGTCGCGACCGCAACGTGCTCAGCATCCAGTCGGATTTGCTGGGCGCCAGCGCCCTCGGCATCCACAACCTGATCTGCATCACCGGCGACCCGCCCAAGCTGGGCAATTATCCCGACGCCACCGCGGTGTTCGATGTGGACGCCATCGGCCTGGTCAACATCGTAGGCAACCTGAACAAGGGACTGGACATCGGCGGCAACCCCATCGGCACCGCCACCAGCTTCGTCATCGGCGTCGGCGCCAACCCCGGCGCCCCCGACCTGGACGAGGAGGTCCGCCGCTTCGAATACAAAGTCGAGGCCGGCGCCGAATACGCCGTCACACAACCGGTCTTCGATGTCCGGCTGCTGGAGCAATTCCTCAAGCGCATCGAGCACTGCCGCGTCCCGGTGCTGGCCGGCATCTGGCCGCTGGTCAGCGTGCGCAACGCGGAGTTCATGAAGAACGAGCTTCGGGTCTCGGTGCCCGACGCGGTGATTGACCGCATGGCGCGCGCAGCCAGCGCCGACACTGCCCGCGCCGAGGGGGTCGCCATCGCCCGCGAGATGCTGCTGGCGGTCCGCGGCCTGGTCCAGGGCGCACAGATCAGCGCCCCCCTTGGCCGTTATCCCGCCGCCATGGACGTGCTCGAGGCCCTTGGCTCCCGGCCGGCCGGGGCCAGCGTGTAG
- a CDS encoding lytic transglycosylase domain-containing protein, with translation MSGSAKLASLAIALLLTLPAWCTDPSLPAKPPGPRVAYLAVLRNGFSIQHLRSEVRDGGVTRLYIAGDDFVDVSTAQIASVETVELAPDPPALPPQTPTIPQLVDLASDKHRVDADFIRSVIRAESNFNLHAVSPKGAQGLMQLMPQTALQLGVQDAFDPGANIEAGTRYLRELLMQYHGDVAKALAAYNAGPQRVEQYRGVPPYRETRAYVRRVINDYNRSKSPQKKDTPASALANGK, from the coding sequence ATGAGTGGTTCGGCCAAACTCGCCAGCCTGGCCATCGCGCTGCTGCTGACGCTCCCGGCGTGGTGCACCGATCCGTCGCTGCCGGCAAAACCTCCTGGCCCCCGAGTGGCCTATCTGGCCGTCCTGCGGAATGGTTTTTCCATCCAGCACCTTCGCAGCGAGGTACGCGATGGCGGTGTCACCCGCCTCTACATCGCCGGCGACGATTTTGTGGATGTCAGCACCGCGCAGATCGCCTCGGTCGAGACTGTGGAACTGGCCCCGGACCCGCCGGCGCTCCCGCCGCAGACTCCGACCATCCCGCAACTCGTCGATCTGGCCAGCGACAAGCACCGGGTGGACGCCGATTTTATCCGCAGCGTGATCCGGGCGGAGAGCAACTTCAATCTGCACGCGGTTTCGCCCAAAGGCGCACAGGGCCTCATGCAGCTGATGCCACAGACCGCCCTCCAGCTGGGGGTTCAGGACGCCTTCGATCCAGGGGCGAACATCGAGGCCGGGACCCGCTACCTGCGGGAGCTCCTGATGCAATACCACGGCGATGTCGCCAAGGCCCTGGCTGCCTACAACGCGGGGCCACAGCGAGTGGAGCAATATCGTGGCGTCCCGCCCTACCGCGAGACCCGTGCCTATGTCCGCCGCGTGATCAATGATTACAACCGCTCCAAGTCACCACAGAAAAAGGACACGCCAGCCTCAGCCTTGGCCAACGGGAAGTAG
- a CDS encoding Cof-type HAD-IIB family hydrolase, with protein sequence MTLPVRLIAIDIDGTLLDPTFQVSSANLAALQRAHRAGLEIVLVTGRRHTFALPVAEALGFEVALISSNGAVTKSSSGALFHRDLLPAATARQICGYMREYRDCLVLTFDITGKGEVVLEQTVTHPSIQRWMEKNAEFIERVVPIERALTSDPVQAMFCGGVERMRRAEEKMLEAAFPVTLLKTQYVARDLCILDVLNAGCSKGHALERWARHRGVEREQVMAIGDNYNDVEMLEFAGIPVIMGNASDDLKQNGWHVTLANDQSGVAAAVEQILRI encoded by the coding sequence GTGACTCTGCCAGTGCGCCTTATCGCCATCGACATCGATGGCACCCTGCTGGACCCCACCTTCCAGGTCAGCTCCGCCAATCTTGCGGCCCTGCAGCGCGCGCATCGCGCCGGATTGGAGATCGTGCTGGTCACCGGCCGTCGCCATACCTTTGCCCTGCCGGTCGCCGAGGCCCTGGGATTCGAGGTGGCGCTCATCAGTTCCAACGGGGCGGTCACCAAGTCCAGCAGCGGCGCTTTGTTCCACCGCGACCTGCTGCCCGCCGCCACCGCCCGCCAGATCTGTGGCTACATGCGGGAATACCGCGATTGCCTGGTCCTGACATTCGACATCACCGGCAAGGGCGAGGTCGTGCTCGAGCAGACCGTCACCCATCCCAGCATCCAGCGCTGGATGGAAAAGAACGCGGAGTTTATCGAGCGCGTCGTGCCCATCGAGCGGGCGCTTACCTCCGACCCGGTGCAGGCGATGTTTTGCGGGGGCGTGGAACGCATGCGCCGCGCCGAAGAGAAGATGCTCGAGGCTGCCTTCCCCGTCACCCTGCTGAAGACCCAGTACGTCGCGCGTGACCTCTGCATCCTCGACGTGCTCAACGCCGGCTGCTCCAAGGGACACGCCCTGGAGCGCTGGGCCCGCCATCGCGGCGTCGAGCGCGAGCAGGTCATGGCCATCGGTGATAACTACAACGATGTCGAGATGCTTGAGTTTGCGGGCATCCCCGTTATCATGGGCAATGCATCCGACGACCTGAAGCAGAACGGCTGGCACGTGACTCTGGCCAACGACCAGAGTGGCGTTGCGGCCGCCGTCGAGCAGATACTCCGAATCTGA
- a CDS encoding exodeoxyribonuclease VII small subunit, translated as MPKFEECLQRLEKIVNELEKGDLPLESALKLFEEGIQLSNSCRKELEAAEGKVEVLLKQNGKLQAGPFDTAEKATAHKK; from the coding sequence TTGCCCAAGTTTGAGGAGTGTCTTCAGCGCCTGGAAAAGATCGTCAACGAGCTTGAAAAGGGCGACTTGCCCCTCGAATCGGCGCTGAAACTCTTCGAAGAGGGTATCCAGCTCTCCAATTCCTGCCGCAAGGAATTGGAGGCGGCCGAGGGCAAGGTCGAAGTCCTGCTGAAGCAGAACGGAAAGCTCCAAGCCGGGCCCTTCGATACGGCAGAGAAGGCCACGGCGCACAAGAAGTGA
- a CDS encoding tetratricopeptide repeat protein, producing the protein MFSLLGLMYPWGILLQVTAIVHFIRRRPDTYWLWVILFLGPIGALVYIVAEVLPDAQLLGGTFRGFSRRRRIGELQAIVMDNPSAGNYEELGQLYLDEGKFARAKECFDRSISSRTDSPDPFYRRGICSMELGDFAGAVPDLERAVGKDPKYDFSRAPALLAHAYARTGQNDKADALFREVMRTSTLTESQVHYAEFLKSQGRSSEARELLERVLNKKRTMPGFQKRRERPWFRRAAALLKDLR; encoded by the coding sequence ATGTTCAGCTTGCTGGGACTGATGTATCCCTGGGGGATCCTCCTCCAGGTGACCGCGATCGTCCACTTCATCCGCCGGCGGCCGGATACCTACTGGCTCTGGGTCATCCTCTTTCTCGGGCCCATCGGGGCACTGGTGTATATCGTCGCCGAGGTGCTGCCCGACGCCCAGTTGCTAGGCGGAACGTTCCGGGGATTCTCCCGGAGACGGCGCATCGGTGAACTGCAAGCCATCGTGATGGACAATCCCTCGGCGGGAAACTACGAGGAGCTGGGGCAGCTCTATCTGGACGAGGGCAAGTTCGCCCGCGCCAAGGAGTGCTTCGACCGCTCGATCTCGTCGCGCACCGATTCCCCCGACCCGTTCTACCGGCGCGGCATCTGCTCGATGGAGTTGGGTGACTTTGCCGGCGCAGTGCCGGACCTGGAGCGGGCTGTCGGCAAGGACCCCAAGTATGACTTCTCGCGGGCCCCGGCGCTGCTGGCCCACGCCTACGCCCGTACCGGGCAGAACGATAAGGCTGACGCGCTGTTCCGCGAAGTGATGAGGACCTCCACTCTCACCGAGTCGCAGGTCCATTACGCCGAATTCTTGAAGTCGCAAGGTCGGAGCTCGGAGGCGCGGGAGCTGCTGGAGCGAGTGCTCAATAAGAAGCGCACCATGCCCGGGTTCCAGAAACGCCGCGAGCGGCCGTGGTTCCGCCGCGCGGCCGCGCTGCTGAAGGACTTGCGTTGA
- a CDS encoding threonine synthase, with translation MATIAYLECTKCSQRLSGGRPQTVCPKDGGSLYVRYDLARLRRKFTRKSLAGRPATMWRYAEVLPNVMPVSLGEGFTPMLPSRKYSGVFIKDEGLNPTGSFKARGLCVAVTMAKAYGLKKLAVPSAGNAASALAAYAAAAGIEAHIFMPEDVPQANLVECKAYGAHVTLVKGLISDCARIVGERKQAEGWFDVSTLKEPFRVEGKKTMGYEVAEQLDWKLPEAIIYPTGGGVGLIGMWKAFEEMQELGWIGSKRPKMVAVQSSGCAPIPKAWDEGKSVSEAWPDAATIAAGLRVPKAYADYIILDILKKSRGTAVAVSDAEILDAVREWASEEGIFAAPEGAAALAAYHKLRGSGFLKKRDRVVLFNTGSGLKYLDVVASAMKISRTKSPASRAIGGIIGPY, from the coding sequence ATGGCAACGATCGCTTACCTGGAGTGCACCAAGTGTAGCCAGCGCCTCAGCGGGGGCCGGCCGCAGACCGTTTGCCCCAAGGATGGCGGGTCGCTCTATGTCCGTTATGACCTGGCCAGACTGAGACGCAAGTTCACCAGGAAATCGCTGGCCGGGCGGCCGGCGACTATGTGGCGCTATGCCGAGGTCCTGCCCAATGTCATGCCCGTGTCATTGGGTGAAGGGTTCACGCCCATGCTCCCCAGCCGCAAGTACTCCGGGGTCTTCATCAAGGACGAGGGGCTGAACCCGACCGGCTCGTTCAAGGCCCGGGGACTGTGCGTCGCGGTCACCATGGCGAAGGCCTACGGCCTCAAGAAGCTGGCCGTGCCCTCGGCGGGGAATGCGGCCAGCGCCCTGGCCGCCTACGCGGCGGCGGCAGGCATCGAGGCCCACATCTTCATGCCCGAGGACGTGCCCCAGGCCAATCTGGTCGAGTGCAAGGCCTACGGCGCGCACGTCACCCTGGTCAAGGGATTGATCAGCGACTGTGCCCGCATCGTCGGCGAGCGCAAGCAGGCCGAGGGCTGGTTCGACGTTTCGACCCTCAAGGAGCCGTTTCGGGTCGAGGGCAAGAAGACCATGGGTTATGAGGTCGCGGAGCAGCTTGATTGGAAGCTGCCGGAAGCCATCATCTATCCCACGGGGGGCGGCGTCGGCCTGATCGGCATGTGGAAGGCCTTCGAAGAGATGCAGGAACTGGGCTGGATCGGCTCCAAGCGGCCAAAGATGGTTGCCGTGCAATCAAGTGGTTGCGCCCCAATCCCTAAAGCATGGGATGAAGGCAAGAGCGTCTCGGAGGCATGGCCCGATGCAGCGACCATCGCCGCCGGATTGCGCGTGCCCAAGGCTTACGCCGACTACATCATCCTCGACATCCTGAAGAAGAGCCGCGGGACGGCGGTCGCCGTAAGCGATGCCGAGATCTTGGACGCGGTGCGCGAGTGGGCCTCGGAGGAGGGTATCTTCGCCGCGCCTGAAGGCGCAGCCGCGCTGGCGGCCTATCACAAGCTGCGGGGGAGTGGGTTCCTCAAGAAGCGCGACCGGGTGGTGCTGTTCAATACCGGCTCGGGGCTGAAGTATCTCGACGTGGTCGCTTCAGCGATGAAGATCAGCCGGACGAAATCGCCCGCCTCCCGCGCCATCGGCGGAATCATCGGCCCGTACTGA